One Methanocaldococcus infernus ME DNA segment encodes these proteins:
- a CDS encoding methyltransferase codes for MIKKPYILDIFYDLYINIKLFYILKKAIELKIFDILSEPKTFDEILIKINLDKNILEYILKILLELKLIEKIRGKYKNTLVSDLYLRENSEFSIIPYLEDEYFNDIENWKDFKEKRLNFTKVIHKMANECKVWELPRIMEYIRLRFKNEIKNAKKLLDLAGGHGLYAIYFSKLNKNLKCYVFDLPEVIEETRKYIEKYKAKNIELIKGNFWKDSIGENYDIIFSSYHPGGKNPEIIRKVYDALNIGGLFINKQFFWDGEEDLEFYVNNIDWLMRKSDILRKSPIRFTFEGDLSFNDYLDYLENLGFEILDIVDLKEFLELKCYRGSKMIISKKVE; via the coding sequence ATGATTAAGAAACCATATATTTTAGATATTTTTTATGATTTGTATATAAATATAAAACTATTTTACATATTAAAAAAGGCTATTGAGTTAAAAATTTTTGACATTCTATCAGAGCCTAAAACTTTTGATGAAATTTTAATTAAAATAAATTTGGATAAAAACATATTAGAATATATATTAAAAATTCTATTAGAGTTGAAACTAATTGAAAAAATAAGAGGAAAATACAAAAATACTTTAGTTTCTGATCTATATCTAAGAGAGAATTCTGAATTCTCAATAATTCCTTATCTTGAGGATGAATATTTTAATGATATTGAGAATTGGAAGGATTTTAAAGAAAAAAGGTTAAACTTTACTAAAGTTATCCATAAAATGGCTAATGAGTGTAAGGTTTGGGAATTACCAAGGATTATGGAGTATATAAGACTAAGATTTAAAAATGAAATTAAGAATGCTAAAAAGCTTTTAGACTTAGCTGGAGGGCATGGATTGTATGCAATATACTTTAGCAAGTTGAATAAAAATTTAAAGTGCTATGTTTTTGATCTTCCAGAAGTGATAGAAGAAACAAGAAAATATATTGAAAAATATAAAGCTAAAAATATAGAGCTTATAAAAGGAAATTTCTGGAAGGATAGTATTGGAGAGAACTATGACATTATTTTTAGCTCTTATCATCCTGGAGGAAAAAATCCAGAGATAATTAGGAAAGTATATGATGCCTTAAATATTGGAGGCTTGTTTATTAACAAACAATTCTTTTGGGATGGTGAAGAAGATTTAGAATTCTATGTAAATAATATTGATTGGCTAATGAGAAAATCAGACATTTTAAGAAAAAGTCCAATTAGATTTACTTTTGAAGGAGATCTAAGTTTTAATGATTACTTAGACTATTTAGAAAATTTAGGCTTTGAAATTTTAGATATTGTAGATTTAAAGGAATTTTTAGAGTTAAAGTGCTATAGAGGAAGTAAGATGATAATTTCTAAAAAGGTGGAGTAA
- a CDS encoding bis-aminopropyl spermidine synthase family protein — MKDLLEKVREVSEIPVYEKSIENVLSSILLTGDFWKIVEYSEEPLPLVADIIRVLEKEGLVKIEDEIKLTEKGLSFIKEYGIGKKEINVCECCEGRGISLKNYKELLEKFKEITKDRPLPKHEYDQGFVTPECTVARVALMNSRGDLFNKDVLVLGDDDLTSIALMLSNLPRRIVAVDIDERLMNFIKEVADELKFKNIEVITLDLRKPLPEGYKRSFDTFITDPPETVFAIKTFIGRGISALKGERRAGYFGITRRESSLDKWREIQRILINDFNVVITDIIKDFNHYINWGYEEETRAWKLAPIKKKPKDIWYKSYMFRIETLKGSKGFEEEVEVGSELYNDAESSTT; from the coding sequence ATGAAAGACTTGTTAGAGAAAGTAAGAGAAGTTTCAGAGATTCCTGTGTATGAGAAGAGTATTGAGAATGTTCTATCCTCTATTTTGCTAACAGGAGATTTTTGGAAGATTGTTGAGTATAGTGAAGAACCTCTTCCATTGGTTGCTGACATCATAAGAGTTTTAGAAAAGGAAGGGTTAGTTAAGATAGAAGATGAGATTAAGCTAACTGAGAAGGGGTTAAGCTTTATAAAAGAGTATGGGATAGGGAAGAAGGAGATTAATGTATGTGAATGCTGTGAAGGTAGAGGGATATCTTTAAAGAATTATAAAGAGTTATTGGAGAAGTTTAAAGAGATAACTAAAGATAGGCCCTTACCAAAACATGAATATGACCAAGGCTTTGTAACTCCTGAATGTACTGTTGCAAGAGTAGCCTTAATGAATTCAAGAGGAGACTTATTTAATAAAGATGTTTTAGTCTTAGGAGATGATGACTTAACATCAATAGCCTTAATGCTCTCCAACTTGCCAAGGAGAATAGTGGCTGTAGATATTGATGAGAGGTTAATGAACTTTATAAAAGAGGTTGCTGATGAACTTAAATTTAAAAATATTGAGGTTATAACCTTAGACTTAAGAAAGCCTCTTCCTGAGGGTTATAAGAGAAGCTTTGACACCTTTATCACTGACCCTCCTGAAACAGTGTTTGCAATAAAAACCTTTATTGGTAGGGGAATATCAGCCTTAAAAGGAGAAAGAAGAGCTGGCTATTTTGGAATTACAAGGAGGGAAAGCTCTTTAGACAAGTGGAGAGAGATTCAAAGAATTTTAATAAATGACTTTAATGTTGTCATCACAGACATAATAAAGGATTTCAACCACTATATAAACTGGGGCTATGAAGAGGAAACAAGGGCTTGGAAGTTAGCTCCAATAAAGAAGAAGCCAAAAGATATTTGGTATAAGTCTTATATGTTCAGAATAGAAACACTTAAAGGTAGTAAGGGCTTTGAGGAAGAGGTTGAGGTTGGAAGTGAGCTATATAATGATGCTGAGAGTTCAACAACTTAA
- the cca gene encoding CCA tRNA nucleotidyltransferase — translation MKFLKKILEEVKPSEEEVRELKEVANKVIDKIKEFSDNSVLEVLHLGSSARNTNLKNDFDIDIFVLFDKSLSIEELERKGLELGKKALESLGGSYVISYASHPYVKGKLGKYNIDIVPCYKIEFGEKIISAVDRTPLHHKFLVERLNEKLCDEVRLLKAFLKSLNIYGSDVKTKGFSGYLCELLILKYGSFLNLLQDAQNWRLRKVIILDDIYKIYENPKFKEFDDPLIVYDPTDLNRNVASPLSKENFCKFVYYSWLFLSEPKEEFFYNYHKRLEEELNEREHGFIVKLEFPKEEVDDIVYPQLEKLEKSINKHIIKNDFVPIRSKCYTTDNYCYIEWEFLVYELPNVKVIEGPPIFAKERVKSFIRKHKKTFVKDCKLCCYEERKYKNVLELFKDILNKKVPIAKTKHISLEKGKLIWSQVQ, via the coding sequence TTGAAATTTTTAAAAAAGATCTTGGAAGAAGTGAAACCATCAGAGGAAGAGGTTAGGGAGTTAAAGGAAGTTGCCAACAAGGTTATAGATAAAATTAAAGAGTTCTCTGACAACTCTGTTTTAGAGGTTTTACACCTTGGCTCATCTGCAAGGAACACAAATTTAAAGAATGACTTTGATATTGATATATTTGTTTTATTTGATAAATCCCTTTCAATTGAAGAGTTAGAGAGAAAGGGCTTAGAACTTGGAAAAAAAGCCTTAGAGAGCTTAGGAGGCTCTTATGTAATAAGCTATGCCTCCCATCCTTATGTTAAGGGAAAGCTTGGGAAGTATAATATAGATATAGTTCCATGCTATAAAATAGAGTTTGGAGAGAAGATTATATCAGCTGTTGATAGAACTCCACTACACCACAAATTTTTAGTTGAGAGGTTAAATGAAAAGCTGTGTGATGAAGTTAGACTATTAAAAGCTTTTTTAAAGAGCTTAAATATTTATGGCTCTGATGTAAAAACTAAGGGATTCTCTGGCTATCTCTGTGAGCTTCTAATTTTAAAATATGGCTCTTTTTTAAACCTCTTACAAGATGCTCAAAATTGGAGGTTAAGGAAAGTTATTATTTTAGATGACATCTATAAAATTTATGAGAATCCCAAATTTAAGGAGTTTGATGATCCTCTAATTGTCTATGATCCCACAGATTTAAATAGAAATGTAGCCTCTCCCCTTAGTAAAGAGAATTTTTGTAAATTTGTTTATTACTCATGGCTCTTTTTAAGTGAGCCTAAGGAAGAGTTTTTCTACAACTACCATAAGAGGTTAGAAGAAGAGCTTAATGAGAGAGAACATGGGTTCATTGTAAAATTGGAATTTCCAAAGGAAGAGGTTGATGATATTGTCTATCCTCAACTTGAAAAGTTAGAAAAAAGTATAAATAAGCATATTATAAAAAATGATTTTGTTCCAATAAGAAGTAAGTGCTACACCACTGATAACTATTGTTATATAGAGTGGGAATTTCTTGTTTATGAGCTTCCAAATGTTAAGGTTATTGAAGGTCCTCCAATTTTTGCCAAGGAGAGGGTTAAATCTTTCATAAGGAAGCATAAAAAGACTTTTGTTAAGGATTGTAAGCTCTGCTGTTATGAGGAGAGGAAGTATAAGAATGTCTTAGAGCTATTTAAAGATATTTTAAATAAGAAAGTTCCTATTGCAAAAACTAAGCATATTAGTTTAGAGAAAGGTAAATTGATATGGAGTCAAGTACAATAA
- a CDS encoding TIGR00375 family protein — protein MMIDVDLHIHSKYSGGTSKDMNVENILKYSKVKGLDVVGTGDCLNPKYLEEIKEFKDRELVLTVEVEDKDRVHHLLIVPSISKAEELRESFKKYSKNIDTEGRPKIELSGEEIFEIAKSSGSLIGPAHAFTPWTSIYKSFNSIYECYKNKPDFVELGLSADTEMADSIRELRDIPFLTNSDAHSYYPHRLGREFNRVEMTVGNIEENFEELRKAIKHNKIYANIGVFPELGKYHLTACSKCYTKFKKEDAERFNWRCPECKGLIKKGVLDRVKELSDGKIEHPSFRPPYIKIIPLLEIISLSTGKGVYSKTVNTIWNKFIENFKNEISILLDIEIEELKNINERVAKTIELFRKGEIYIIPGGGGKYGEISFTPKEINYYKEKVTLDRWLSC, from the coding sequence ATAATGATTGATGTAGATTTACACATTCATTCAAAGTATTCAGGTGGAACATCAAAAGATATGAATGTAGAGAATATCTTAAAATATAGTAAGGTTAAGGGCTTAGATGTTGTTGGAACAGGAGATTGTTTAAATCCTAAGTATTTAGAGGAAATAAAGGAATTTAAAGATAGAGAGTTAGTTTTAACTGTAGAGGTTGAAGATAAAGATAGGGTTCATCATCTTCTTATAGTTCCCTCAATAAGTAAGGCTGAGGAGTTAAGAGAATCCTTTAAAAAATATTCAAAAAATATAGACACTGAGGGAAGGCCAAAGATAGAGCTTAGTGGAGAGGAAATCTTTGAAATTGCTAAAAGCTCTGGCTCATTAATTGGACCAGCTCATGCCTTCACACCTTGGACTTCTATATATAAAAGTTTCAATTCTATCTATGAGTGCTACAAAAATAAGCCAGACTTTGTAGAGCTTGGTTTATCAGCAGACACAGAGATGGCTGATAGTATAAGAGAGCTTAGAGACATTCCATTTTTAACCAACTCTGATGCCCACTCTTATTATCCTCATAGGTTGGGAAGAGAGTTTAATAGGGTTGAGATGACAGTTGGAAACATAGAGGAGAACTTTGAAGAGTTGAGGAAGGCTATAAAGCATAATAAAATTTATGCAAATATTGGAGTATTTCCAGAGCTTGGAAAGTATCATTTAACAGCCTGTTCAAAGTGCTACACAAAATTTAAAAAAGAAGATGCTGAGAGGTTTAATTGGAGATGCCCTGAGTGCAAGGGTTTGATAAAAAAAGGTGTCTTGGATAGGGTTAAAGAGTTGAGTGATGGGAAAATAGAGCATCCAAGCTTTAGACCTCCATACATAAAAATAATTCCTCTTTTAGAAATTATTTCCTTATCAACAGGAAAGGGAGTTTATTCAAAAACTGTTAATACTATTTGGAATAAATTTATAGAAAACTTTAAAAATGAGATCTCTATCTTGTTGGATATAGAGATTGAAGAGCTTAAGAATATAAATGAGAGAGTCGCCAAAACCATAGAGTTGTTTAGAAAAGGAGAGATCTATATTATCCCAGGTGGTGGAGGGAAGTATGGGGAAATTTCTTTCACACCAAAAGAGATAAACTATTACAAGGAGAAAGTAACCTTAGATAGATGGTTAAGTTGTTGA
- a CDS encoding 6-carboxytetrahydropterin synthase QueD, with product MRIKLDGLYSNLKFSSAHIIFGHETCGYIHGHSYYVDVELSGEKKGNFLCDFRIVKKIVKEICKRLDHKLLIPKFHKDLYYEIRDNKVYFKYKEKEYLIPVDDILLLPIPSTSAEDLAIYIADELYNRLKDHINLEYIEVSVNEGLGQKATYRKVVKE from the coding sequence GTGAGAATAAAGCTTGATGGTTTATATTCAAACTTAAAGTTTTCCTCAGCACATATTATATTTGGACATGAAACATGTGGCTATATTCATGGACACTCCTACTATGTAGATGTGGAACTCTCTGGAGAAAAGAAGGGAAATTTTTTATGTGATTTTAGAATTGTTAAAAAGATTGTTAAAGAAATCTGTAAAAGGTTGGACCATAAACTCCTAATCCCTAAGTTTCATAAAGACTTATACTATGAGATTAGAGACAATAAAGTATATTTTAAATATAAAGAAAAAGAGTATCTCATTCCTGTTGATGACATCTTACTCCTTCCAATTCCATCAACATCAGCTGAAGACCTTGCTATCTATATAGCTGATGAACTCTATAACAGGCTTAAAGATCACATCAATTTAGAATATATTGAAGTCTCTGTTAATGAAGGTTTAGGACAGAAAGCAACATATAGAAAAGTGGTGAAAGAATGA
- a CDS encoding DUF530 family protein — protein MESSTIIKKVNEFLDSIKNINKEIEEALKKNKVDNIIKKLRENLEILHEFKAKMEFLEFDSPYKNIVKIKADSESAQEISNFSSYLRRVANEKKASLERVKHALASHKMAIAHLTDDIGNKKIVVHLPLDGSYKEKIFTLPTYLIALYKDFLDVLEPKGRGVLTSYTISFISFKDGKRSFNRVKVEDPNYEKYLKERFGNVIITGIKKNYSKNKLIEDQHVRKCLAISYIYAYKDEIEEEIERRLKNILNEKERRILKEYLELCKDFKDECDVFGGILDVRALEEKMLKELNFKKLLEERGLYKDGEPIEELRKAIEVKETISKEVGKDIVLRKFSEDIFKFYLYKNPDERSRSSLFPSIITTPNISYLNWLKLDIDGKKVLDIKFKLEPEFPKYNLSTKYLGGAILYLLYDWDTVERYGFKRKDVEDLLKKMALVEPIKEMLKDKVDIKKLERFGKVKKKKTKKFLEALGGL, from the coding sequence ATGGAGTCAAGTACAATAATAAAGAAGGTTAATGAATTCTTAGACTCTATAAAGAATATAAATAAAGAGATTGAAGAGGCTCTTAAGAAAAATAAAGTAGACAATATTATAAAAAAATTGAGGGAAAATTTAGAGATTTTACATGAATTTAAAGCTAAGATGGAATTTTTAGAATTTGACTCTCCTTATAAAAATATAGTTAAAATTAAAGCTGATTCAGAGAGTGCTCAAGAAATTTCCAACTTCTCAAGTTATTTGAGGAGAGTAGCCAATGAGAAAAAAGCCTCTCTGGAGAGGGTTAAGCATGCCTTAGCTTCTCATAAGATGGCTATAGCCCATCTAACTGATGACATTGGAAATAAAAAAATTGTTGTTCACTTGCCACTTGATGGCTCTTATAAGGAGAAGATATTTACACTCCCAACTTATTTAATAGCTCTCTACAAAGATTTCTTAGATGTGCTTGAGCCTAAAGGTAGAGGGGTTTTAACCTCTTACACCATATCCTTCATCTCATTTAAAGATGGGAAGAGAAGCTTTAATAGAGTTAAAGTAGAGGATCCAAACTATGAGAAGTACTTAAAGGAAAGATTTGGGAATGTGATAATTACAGGGATAAAGAAGAATTATTCAAAGAATAAGCTTATTGAAGACCAACATGTTAGGAAATGCTTAGCCATCTCATACATTTATGCTTACAAGGATGAGATAGAGGAAGAAATAGAGAGAAGGTTAAAAAATATTTTAAATGAGAAAGAGAGAAGAATTTTAAAGGAGTATTTGGAACTTTGTAAAGATTTTAAAGATGAGTGTGATGTCTTTGGTGGAATACTTGATGTTAGAGCCTTGGAAGAGAAGATGTTGAAAGAGCTTAATTTTAAAAAATTGTTGGAAGAGAGGGGCTTATATAAAGATGGAGAGCCAATAGAGGAGTTGAGAAAGGCTATAGAGGTTAAAGAAACAATTTCTAAGGAAGTTGGTAAAGACATAGTCCTTAGGAAGTTCTCAGAGGATATATTTAAATTTTATTTATATAAAAATCCTGATGAGAGGAGTAGATCTTCTCTTTTCCCTTCAATCATTACAACTCCTAACATAAGTTATTTAAATTGGCTAAAATTGGACATTGATGGAAAGAAAGTTTTAGATATTAAATTTAAGCTTGAGCCAGAGTTTCCTAAGTATAACTTATCAACTAAATACCTTGGTGGAGCTATTTTATACTTACTTTATGACTGGGACACTGTTGAAAGATATGGATTTAAAAGGAAGGATGTTGAAGACCTTTTAAAAAAGATGGCTTTAGTTGAGCCAATTAAGGAGATGCTTAAAGATAAAGTTGATATTAAAAAGTTGGAGAGATTTGGAAAGGTTAAGAAGAAAAAGACTAAGAAGTTCTTAGAAGCCCTTGGAGGTTTATAA
- the proS gene encoding proline--tRNA ligase — MEFSEWYSEILERAEIYDVRYPIKGCGVYLPYGFKIRKYTFEILSKLLDESGHEQVLFPLLIPETLLAKEGEHIKGFEDEVYWVTHGGKTPLDVKLALRPTSETAIYYMLKLWVKVHTDLPIKLYQIVNTFRYETKHTRPLIRLREIMTFKEAHTAHATKEEAEKQVKEAIGIYKKFFDTLGIPYLIIKRPEWDKFPGADYTIAFDTIFPDGRAIQIGTVHNLGQHFSKTFEIEFETPTGDKDYAYQTCYGISDRAIASIIAIHGDEKGLKLPPVVAPIQVVIIPLIFKGKEEMVINKAKEVAERLKEYRVHIDDRDIRPGKKYYDWEIKGVPLRIDIGPRDIEEGKITLVRRDTGEKIVIEESELEEKVRETLEDISKRLKESAKERFKKFITICDVEEAKEMLEKKRGIILVPYDNSIYKEELEEKVDAKVLGETEYEGKKYIAIAKTY; from the coding sequence ATGGAGTTTTCAGAGTGGTACTCAGAAATCTTAGAGAGAGCTGAAATATATGATGTTAGATATCCAATAAAGGGATGTGGTGTTTATCTACCATATGGATTTAAAATTAGAAAATATACTTTTGAAATTCTAAGCAAGTTATTGGATGAAAGTGGGCATGAACAAGTGCTCTTTCCTTTATTAATCCCAGAGACATTATTGGCTAAGGAAGGAGAGCATATAAAGGGATTTGAAGATGAGGTTTACTGGGTAACCCATGGTGGAAAAACACCTTTAGATGTTAAATTAGCCTTAAGGCCAACATCAGAAACAGCTATTTATTATATGCTAAAGCTTTGGGTTAAGGTTCATACTGATTTACCAATAAAGTTATATCAGATAGTCAATACTTTCAGATATGAAACCAAGCATACAAGGCCATTAATAAGGCTAAGAGAGATAATGACCTTTAAAGAGGCTCATACAGCTCATGCTACAAAGGAAGAGGCTGAAAAGCAAGTTAAGGAAGCTATTGGAATATATAAGAAGTTCTTTGACACCTTAGGAATTCCTTATTTAATAATAAAGAGACCAGAGTGGGATAAGTTCCCTGGAGCTGATTATACAATAGCCTTTGACACCATCTTCCCAGATGGTAGGGCTATACAAATAGGAACTGTCCATAACTTAGGACAACATTTTTCAAAAACCTTTGAGATAGAGTTTGAAACTCCAACAGGAGATAAGGATTATGCTTATCAAACATGTTATGGAATCTCTGATAGGGCTATAGCTTCCATTATAGCCATCCATGGAGATGAGAAGGGTTTAAAGCTACCTCCTGTAGTGGCTCCTATTCAAGTGGTTATAATCCCTCTAATCTTCAAAGGAAAGGAAGAGATGGTTATAAATAAGGCTAAGGAAGTGGCTGAGAGGTTAAAGGAGTATAGAGTTCATATAGATGATAGAGACATTAGGCCTGGGAAGAAGTATTATGATTGGGAGATAAAGGGAGTTCCTCTAAGGATAGATATAGGACCAAGGGATATAGAAGAGGGAAAGATAACATTGGTTAGAAGAGACACAGGAGAGAAAATAGTTATAGAGGAGAGTGAGTTAGAGGAGAAAGTTAGAGAGACCTTAGAAGACATAAGTAAGAGATTAAAGGAGAGTGCTAAGGAGAGGTTTAAAAAGTTCATAACTATTTGTGATGTTGAAGAAGCTAAGGAAATGCTTGAGAAAAAGAGAGGGATTATTTTAGTGCCTTATGATAACTCTATATATAAAGAGGAGTTGGAAGAAAAGGTTGATGCTAAGGTTCTTGGAGAAACAGAGTATGAAGGAAAGAAGTATATAGCTATTGCCAAAACCTACTAA
- a CDS encoding FecCD family ABC transporter permease, whose translation MVINYKEYIKRKILTICFVTAILIIFIIVSLSVGDYTLKFDEVIRAIFFMDTNKYVNVVVWNLRMPRVIGAIIAGAALSVSGLVMQRLLKNPLASPFTLGVSHGAMFGAALAIILFGFGEIKKAGIIINNPYFITLFAFLGAFLAIIIILILSKIKNLSPEAVILSGVAISSLFTAGTILLQYFADELQLAAIVYWSFGDLGRVVWNELFLMFLVTISIIVYFYYKRWNYLSLTLGEDVAKSLGVDVERERLIGLFLSSLLVAVTVSFLGIIGFIGLISPHISRILIGDDDRFLIPLTSTLGSLILLVSDTLARTIMAPIILPVGILTSFLGAPMFLYLLLKMK comes from the coding sequence ATGGTCATTAATTATAAGGAATATATTAAAAGAAAAATACTAACTATATGTTTTGTCACAGCTATTTTAATAATATTTATAATAGTTTCCCTTTCTGTTGGAGACTACACTTTAAAATTTGATGAGGTTATAAGGGCAATCTTTTTTATGGATACTAATAAATATGTTAATGTAGTTGTTTGGAACTTAAGGATGCCAAGAGTTATAGGAGCAATAATCGCAGGAGCAGCTTTATCAGTGTCTGGTTTAGTTATGCAAAGGCTCTTAAAAAACCCATTGGCAAGCCCATTCACCTTAGGAGTATCTCATGGAGCCATGTTTGGAGCTGCTTTGGCAATTATTTTATTTGGTTTTGGAGAAATTAAAAAAGCTGGGATAATAATTAACAATCCTTATTTTATAACCCTCTTTGCTTTTTTAGGAGCATTTTTAGCCATAATAATAATTTTAATTTTATCTAAGATTAAAAATTTGTCTCCAGAGGCAGTTATTTTGTCTGGAGTAGCCATAAGTTCCTTATTTACTGCTGGAACCATCTTACTACAATACTTTGCTGATGAACTACAGTTAGCAGCTATAGTTTATTGGAGCTTTGGAGACTTAGGAAGGGTTGTTTGGAATGAGCTATTTCTAATGTTTTTGGTTACTATATCTATTATAGTATATTTTTACTACAAAAGATGGAATTATCTTTCCCTAACTCTTGGAGAGGATGTAGCCAAATCTTTAGGTGTTGATGTAGAAAGGGAAAGATTAATAGGGTTATTTTTATCTTCTCTACTGGTTGCAGTGACAGTTTCTTTTTTGGGAATCATTGGCTTTATAGGTTTAATTTCTCCACATATATCAAGGATACTAATAGGTGATGATGATAGATTTCTTATTCCTCTAACTTCTACATTAGGATCTCTCATTTTATTGGTTTCAGATACATTAGCAAGAACCATTATGGCTCCAATTATTCTGCCTGTTGGGATACTAACCTCATTCTTAGGGGCTCCAATGTTTTTATATCTCCTACTAAAGATGAAATAA
- a CDS encoding ABC transporter ATP-binding protein gives MILSVEGIEFYYKSKKVLDNVKFNVSKGELVSILGVNGAGKSTLLKCIAKILKPKKGTILLENLNLNNLDRKSLAKLLGYVPQKSDGTYLTVFDTILLGRKPFITWEPSKEDLKKTYEIIKLLNLEDYTLRYTNELSGGELQKVVIARALVQEPKVLLLDEPTNNLDLKNQIEILKLIRKITKEKNIVTIMVMHDINLALRYSDTLIFMKDGKIVDVRKKDSVTPDIIREVYEIDVTIQKINNIPIVIPLDT, from the coding sequence ATGATCCTATCTGTTGAGGGTATAGAGTTTTATTATAAGAGTAAAAAAGTGTTAGATAATGTGAAATTTAATGTCTCTAAGGGAGAGCTTGTTTCTATATTAGGGGTTAATGGTGCTGGAAAATCAACACTATTAAAGTGTATAGCAAAGATTTTAAAACCTAAGAAAGGAACTATTTTATTAGAAAATTTAAATTTAAATAATTTAGATAGGAAAAGCTTGGCCAAACTTTTAGGCTATGTTCCACAAAAGTCTGATGGTACATATTTAACAGTATTTGACACCATACTATTAGGAAGAAAGCCATTTATTACATGGGAGCCTTCTAAAGAAGACTTGAAAAAGACCTATGAAATAATAAAATTACTTAACTTAGAGGACTATACTTTAAGATATACAAATGAGCTTTCAGGAGGAGAGTTACAAAAGGTTGTTATAGCCAGAGCCTTAGTCCAAGAGCCAAAGGTTTTACTATTGGATGAGCCCACAAATAACTTAGATCTAAAAAACCAAATTGAAATTTTAAAGTTGATTAGAAAAATTACAAAGGAGAAGAATATAGTTACAATAATGGTTATGCATGACATAAACTTAGCTTTAAGATATTCTGACACACTCATATTTATGAAAGATGGTAAAATTGTTGATGTTAGAAAAAAGGATAGTGTGACTCCTGATATTATAAGAGAGGTTTATGAGATTGATGTAACTATACAAAAAATAAATAATATCCCTATAGTAATTCCCTTAGACACATAA
- a CDS encoding iron ABC transporter substrate-binding protein codes for MRKILIFLVFLLLIFTCGCINNNKNLEEHVKVKDLLGRDVEVPKDVNRIVCIGPGCLRLIVYLNATDKVVGVEDAEKLWTPYGRPYRLAHPELAKLPTIGQGGPNPKPNLEEILKVEPDVIFACYITKEQADKIQERTGIPVVVLSYGKLATFNEEELYTSLELAGKILNKEDRAKEVIKFIDNCLNDLNSRTKDIPEDKKLTVYVGGIGYKGQRGIESTMCKYPPFEAVHARNVVDQLNKTGHVFISKEQLLKWNPDIIFIDEGGLKLVINDYKRNKEFYNSLKAFKNGDVYGLLPYNFYTTNIGTALADAYYIGKILYPERFKDINPEEKADEIYVFLVGKPVYKEMAQFWGGFKRLNLSESND; via the coding sequence ATGAGGAAAATATTAATATTTTTAGTATTTTTGTTACTAATATTTACATGTGGATGTATAAACAATAATAAAAATTTAGAAGAGCATGTAAAGGTTAAAGACCTTTTAGGAAGAGATGTAGAGGTTCCAAAGGATGTTAATAGAATTGTGTGCATTGGCCCAGGATGTCTAAGACTTATAGTTTATCTAAATGCCACTGACAAGGTTGTTGGAGTTGAAGATGCTGAGAAGTTATGGACACCATATGGGAGACCTTATAGGTTGGCACATCCTGAATTAGCTAAACTTCCTACTATAGGACAAGGTGGACCTAATCCAAAGCCTAACTTAGAGGAAATATTAAAAGTTGAGCCAGATGTGATATTTGCATGCTACATAACCAAAGAGCAAGCTGATAAAATACAAGAAAGAACTGGAATTCCTGTAGTAGTTTTAAGTTATGGGAAGTTAGCTACATTTAATGAAGAAGAGCTTTATACATCATTAGAATTAGCTGGAAAAATACTAAACAAAGAGGATAGGGCTAAAGAAGTTATAAAATTTATTGACAATTGTTTAAATGATCTAAATAGTAGAACTAAAGATATTCCAGAAGATAAAAAACTAACAGTTTATGTTGGGGGAATTGGATATAAAGGACAGAGGGGAATTGAGAGTACAATGTGCAAATATCCTCCCTTTGAAGCTGTTCATGCAAGAAATGTAGTAGATCAGTTAAACAAAACAGGACATGTGTTTATAAGTAAAGAACAACTCTTAAAGTGGAATCCAGACATTATCTTTATAGATGAAGGAGGATTAAAGTTAGTTATCAATGACTACAAGAGGAATAAGGAATTCTATAACTCTCTAAAAGCATTTAAAAATGGAGATGTGTATGGCTTGCTTCCTTACAACTTTTACACAACAAATATAGGAACTGCACTTGCAGATGCTTACTATATTGGAAAAATTCTTTATCCAGAGAGATTTAAAGATATAAACCCTGAGGAGAAAGCAGATGAAATTTATGTATTTTTAGTAGGAAAACCTGTTTATAAAGAAATGGCTCAATTTTGGGGAGGTTTTAAGAGATTAAATTTAAGTGAGAGCAATGATTAA